A window of the Natronomonas salina genome harbors these coding sequences:
- a CDS encoding phosphoribosylanthranilate isomerase: protein MTRVKVCGVTTREDLETAIEAGADAVGFIVDVSVDTPREIADQRAVELARATPPFVTTVLVTMPDRPEATVDLASRVQPDVVQVHGDLTPGDLAYLSAKVHGDVVKAASPEEAPDYDTVADALLVDSLDEAGAGGTGETHDWERTRELVDSLSSPVVLAGGLTPENVAEAVEVVRPFAVDVASGVESEPGRKDSEAVAAFVEAAGGRP, encoded by the coding sequence ATGACGAGGGTGAAGGTCTGCGGGGTCACCACCCGCGAGGACCTCGAGACGGCGATCGAGGCGGGCGCCGACGCGGTCGGCTTCATCGTCGACGTCTCGGTGGACACGCCCCGGGAGATCGCCGACCAGCGGGCCGTCGAACTGGCCCGGGCGACGCCGCCGTTCGTGACGACCGTCCTCGTGACGATGCCGGATCGCCCGGAGGCGACCGTCGACCTGGCCTCGCGCGTCCAGCCGGACGTCGTGCAGGTCCACGGCGACCTGACTCCGGGCGACCTCGCCTACCTCTCGGCGAAGGTCCACGGCGACGTCGTGAAGGCCGCCTCGCCGGAGGAGGCGCCCGACTACGACACCGTCGCGGACGCGCTGCTCGTCGACTCCCTGGACGAGGCGGGCGCCGGCGGCACCGGCGAGACCCACGACTGGGAGCGGACCCGGGAGCTGGTCGACTCGCTGTCGTCGCCGGTCGTGCTGGCCGGCGGGCTCACCCCAGAGAACGTCGCCGAGGCGGTCGAGGTTGTCCGCCCCTTCGCGGTCGACGTCGCCAGCGGCGTCGAGTCCGAGCCCGGCCGGAAGGATTCGGAGGCGGTCGCGGCGTTCGTCGAGGCCGCGGGAGGGAGACCGTGA
- the trpD gene encoding anthranilate phosphoribosyltransferase, producing the protein MKDYIERVTEGGDLSQAEAREAATAVFEGATEAQIGALLAALRAKGETESEIAGFAEGMRAAARTIDPDRSPLVDTCGTGGDGHDTINVSTTSSFVVAGVGVPVAKHGNYSVSSSSGSADVLEELDVTIDAEPPAVEDCIEDTGMGFMLAPVFHPAMKAVIGPRKELGMRTVFNVLGPLTNPAGADAQVVGVYDEALVPVLADALSRMAIDRALVVHGAGLDEIGVHGESTVAEVDGEDVTEYTVTPADLGIDVHDLGDVAGGSPAENARDMRGILEGEIRGAKRDIILANAGAAIYVSGEADSLAAGVDAAREAIDSGAAAAQLASLREFEP; encoded by the coding sequence ATGAAGGATTACATCGAACGGGTGACGGAGGGTGGCGACCTCTCGCAGGCGGAGGCGCGAGAGGCGGCCACCGCCGTCTTCGAGGGAGCGACGGAGGCACAGATCGGCGCGCTGCTGGCGGCGCTGCGCGCCAAGGGCGAGACGGAGTCGGAGATCGCCGGCTTCGCCGAGGGGATGCGAGCGGCGGCCCGCACCATCGACCCCGACCGGTCGCCGCTGGTCGACACCTGCGGGACCGGCGGCGACGGCCACGACACGATCAACGTCTCGACGACGAGCTCGTTCGTCGTCGCCGGCGTGGGCGTCCCGGTGGCCAAGCACGGCAACTACTCGGTGTCCTCGTCGTCGGGGAGCGCGGACGTCCTCGAGGAGCTGGACGTCACCATCGACGCCGAACCGCCGGCCGTCGAGGACTGCATCGAGGACACCGGCATGGGGTTCATGCTCGCGCCCGTCTTCCACCCGGCGATGAAGGCCGTCATCGGCCCGCGGAAGGAACTCGGCATGCGGACCGTCTTCAACGTCCTCGGGCCGCTGACGAACCCCGCGGGCGCCGACGCGCAGGTCGTCGGCGTCTACGACGAGGCGCTCGTCCCCGTCCTCGCGGACGCCCTCTCGCGGATGGCCATCGACCGGGCGCTGGTGGTCCACGGCGCCGGGCTCGACGAGATCGGCGTCCACGGCGAGTCGACCGTCGCGGAGGTCGACGGCGAGGACGTCACCGAGTACACCGTCACCCCGGCGGACCTCGGTATCGACGTCCACGACCTCGGGGACGTCGCTGGCGGCTCGCCCGCCGAGAACGCCCGCGACATGCGCGGCATCCTCGAAGGCGAGATCCGCGGCGCGAAGCGCGACATCATCCTCGCGAACGCCGGCGCCGCAATCTACGTCTCCGGCGAGGCCGACAGCCTGGCCGCCGGCGTCGACGCCGCCCGCGAGGCCATCGACTCCGGGGCGGCCGCGGCGCAGCTGGCGTCGCTCCGCGAGTTCGAGCCATGA
- a CDS encoding SDR family oxidoreductase, whose amino-acid sequence MLGIERDPEEKADVEDVDMTGKTVLVTGSTSGVGRSAALALGRLGADVIVHGRKHDKGEATVEELESIGADAQFVSADFADVDEVSHLAETVTESVDELDVLCNNAGGLFDPGETTDLGVEKTFHINHLSPYQLTAELLPALGSGARVVTTSSIGHRIATLDLDDLAAVSGLSDWAAYCRSKLANLRFSNELARRLVASGRNVTSNSLHPGIIPGSEFSRALPEPAPFVGRLAGEFPMTDSVEDGAATVVYLAASEEVSGVTGKYFSRCRERRPASDAMDVEAQRELWERSAELLDIGKPLADVDVEA is encoded by the coding sequence ATGCTCGGCATCGAACGCGACCCGGAGGAGAAGGCCGACGTCGAGGACGTCGACATGACCGGCAAGACGGTGCTGGTGACCGGCTCGACCAGCGGCGTCGGGCGGTCGGCGGCGCTGGCGCTGGGCCGGCTCGGCGCGGACGTCATCGTCCACGGCCGGAAGCACGACAAGGGCGAGGCGACCGTCGAGGAACTGGAGTCGATCGGCGCGGACGCGCAGTTCGTCTCCGCCGACTTCGCGGACGTCGACGAGGTCTCCCACCTCGCCGAGACGGTCACGGAGTCCGTCGACGAACTGGACGTCCTCTGCAACAACGCTGGCGGGCTGTTCGACCCGGGCGAGACGACCGACCTCGGCGTCGAGAAGACGTTCCACATCAACCACCTCTCGCCGTACCAGCTGACCGCGGAGCTGCTGCCCGCACTCGGGTCCGGCGCCAGGGTCGTCACGACGTCCTCCATCGGCCACCGGATCGCGACGCTGGACCTGGACGACCTCGCCGCGGTGTCGGGGCTCTCCGACTGGGCCGCCTACTGCCGCTCGAAGCTCGCGAACCTCCGCTTCTCGAACGAACTGGCCCGGCGGCTCGTCGCCAGTGGCCGGAACGTCACCTCGAACTCGCTGCACCCCGGCATCATCCCCGGCAGCGAGTTCTCGCGGGCGCTCCCGGAGCCGGCGCCGTTCGTCGGCCGACTCGCCGGGGAGTTCCCGATGACCGACTCCGTCGAGGACGGCGCCGCGACCGTCGTCTACCTCGCCGCCTCCGAGGAGGTCTCCGGCGTCACCGGGAAGTACTTCTCGCGGTGCCGGGAGCGCCGTCCCGCCTCGGACGCGATGGACGTCGAGGCCCAGCGGGAGCTCTGGGAGCGGAGCGCCGAACTGCTCGACATCGGGAAGCCGCTGGCCGACGTCGACGTCGAGGCGTAA
- a CDS encoding lycopene cyclase domain-containing protein — MRPDISVFGRYTYLVTELLWGGVALALLRRTNSVRKALRVSLVLYPFAYAWDRYTLAVGVFDIPLRTGIEIAGIPLEEHVFMFVVPSMVVGTAEALEEFRE; from the coding sequence ATGCGGCCTGACATCAGCGTCTTCGGGCGATACACCTACCTGGTCACCGAACTGCTCTGGGGCGGCGTCGCGCTGGCGCTGCTCCGGCGGACGAACTCCGTGCGGAAGGCCCTCCGCGTCAGCCTCGTCCTGTACCCCTTCGCGTACGCGTGGGACCGGTACACCCTCGCGGTGGGCGTCTTCGACATCCCGCTGCGGACCGGGATCGAGATCGCCGGAATCCCCCTGGAGGAGCACGTCTTCATGTTCGTCGTGCCGTCGATGGTGGTCGGCACCGCCGAGGCGCTCGAGGAGTTCCGGGAATAG
- a CDS encoding CBS domain-containing protein, producing the protein MNIADIATPEYIQVDVDERLGKVRSHFDQENPKGIIVTDDGEYEGIITERQLLQSQIDDDAKVQVIVRNNVPRVGRTDDVRDVARMLVEGNTKVAPVFENGELWGIVTEDAILEAVFENLDVLTVEQIYTEEVVTLNEDDHLGKAINFLREHGISRLPVLDDAGNLTGMVTTHDIADFAIRSMERQHKGDRSGDLDRMLDLPVYDLMNSPVETVPSNASVLDAVETMFEHDYAGLVVTPPAEEDVIAGILTKTDILRALTYTEEESMDVQITNVNLLDTISREDIRAAITEVSDKYRDMQVQHAHVRFHEHKEKLRGTPLVQCQIRMRTNRGQVAGTGEGYGAETAFHVAVDKLERNVLELKGTRADEEYEGQVLRKLGEL; encoded by the coding sequence ATGAATATCGCTGATATCGCCACCCCGGAGTACATCCAGGTGGACGTCGACGAGCGGCTCGGCAAGGTCCGATCACACTTCGATCAGGAGAACCCGAAGGGTATCATCGTCACCGACGACGGCGAGTACGAGGGCATCATCACGGAGCGACAGCTCCTCCAGTCGCAGATCGACGACGACGCCAAGGTCCAGGTGATCGTCCGAAACAACGTCCCCCGAGTCGGCCGGACCGACGACGTCCGGGACGTCGCCCGGATGCTCGTCGAGGGCAACACCAAGGTCGCCCCCGTCTTCGAGAACGGCGAGCTCTGGGGCATCGTCACGGAGGACGCCATTCTCGAGGCCGTCTTCGAGAACCTCGACGTCCTGACCGTCGAGCAGATCTACACGGAGGAGGTCGTCACCCTCAACGAGGACGACCACCTCGGGAAGGCCATCAACTTCCTCCGCGAGCACGGCATCTCGCGGCTGCCGGTCCTCGACGACGCCGGCAACCTGACCGGGATGGTGACGACCCACGACATCGCCGACTTCGCCATCCGTTCGATGGAGCGCCAGCACAAGGGCGACCGCTCCGGCGACCTCGACCGGATGCTCGACCTGCCGGTGTACGACCTGATGAACAGTCCGGTCGAGACCGTCCCGAGCAACGCCAGCGTCCTCGACGCCGTCGAGACGATGTTCGAACACGACTACGCCGGGCTCGTCGTCACGCCGCCGGCCGAGGAGGACGTCATCGCCGGCATCCTCACGAAGACGGACATCCTCCGGGCGCTCACCTACACCGAGGAGGAGAGCATGGACGTCCAGATCACGAACGTCAACCTGCTGGACACCATCTCCCGGGAGGACATCCGCGCGGCCATCACCGAGGTCTCCGACAAGTACCGGGACATGCAGGTCCAGCACGCCCACGTCCGCTTCCACGAGCACAAGGAGAAGCTCCGCGGCACCCCGCTCGTGCAGTGCCAGATCCGGATGCGGACCAACCGCGGCCAGGTCGCCGGCACCGGCGAGGGCTACGGCGCCGAGACCGCCTTCCACGTCGCCGTCGACAAGCTCGAGCGCAACGTCCTCGAGCTGAAGGGCACCCGCGCCGACGAGGAGTACGAGGGCCAGGTCCTCAGGAAGCTCGGCGAGCTCTGA
- a CDS encoding trimeric intracellular cation channel family protein: MSQDLFAVLFGDPFAVMNTIGLVAFALVGSSKAIREEFDLLGITIVGLAMAFAGGATRDLLVTRTPLALQSPIEISLGLLGVGLAISLSVVLPQPDTHPISLVADAIGLAAFTATGAIVASGADVSAFGVVAIATINAVGGGALADILLDRAPFILFEDFYASCAVLGAVAYLVAGVLGAAGGTAAGICAGVTVGTRLVAVTYDWHLPSIQDLGLMNR, encoded by the coding sequence GTGAGCCAGGATCTCTTCGCGGTCCTCTTCGGCGACCCGTTCGCCGTGATGAACACGATCGGGCTGGTCGCGTTCGCGCTCGTCGGGTCGTCGAAGGCGATCCGCGAGGAGTTCGACCTGCTCGGGATCACCATCGTCGGGCTCGCGATGGCGTTTGCGGGCGGTGCGACGCGGGACCTCCTCGTGACGCGGACCCCGCTGGCGCTGCAGTCGCCGATCGAGATCAGTCTGGGGCTCCTCGGGGTCGGCCTGGCCATCTCCTTGAGCGTCGTCCTGCCGCAACCCGACACGCATCCGATCTCGCTCGTCGCGGACGCCATCGGGCTCGCGGCCTTCACGGCGACCGGTGCGATCGTCGCCTCCGGAGCGGACGTCTCGGCGTTCGGCGTCGTCGCCATCGCGACGATCAACGCCGTGGGCGGCGGCGCGCTGGCGGACATCCTGCTCGATCGCGCCCCGTTCATCCTCTTCGAGGACTTCTACGCGAGCTGCGCCGTCCTGGGTGCGGTCGCGTACCTCGTCGCGGGGGTACTCGGCGCGGCCGGGGGAACTGCGGCCGGGATCTGTGCCGGCGTCACCGTCGGAACGCGGCTGGTCGCGGTCACGTACGACTGGCACCTCCCGTCGATACAGGACCTGGGACTCATGAACCGGTGA
- the radB gene encoding DNA repair and recombination protein RadB has protein sequence MSEPISTGCETVDELLGGGFERASVTQLYGPPAAGKTNLALSAAIEVAAGGGSVLYIDTEGLSIDRFEQLARAKVGEDDVEDLASRVIITDALDFGEQEEAVRDAADLAEGVDLIVLDSATGFYRLERHDADEGETLRKVAKQVTHLLSLARRHDLAVVITNQVYSDPESDSSRPRPLGGHTLTHWSGAVVRLERFRAGNRRATLEKHRAKAAGETARFRITDEGLEEVEEGSV, from the coding sequence GTGAGCGAGCCGATTTCGACGGGGTGTGAGACGGTCGACGAGCTGCTGGGCGGGGGTTTCGAGCGGGCGTCGGTCACCCAGCTGTACGGCCCGCCGGCGGCCGGGAAGACGAACCTGGCGCTGTCGGCGGCCATCGAGGTGGCGGCCGGGGGCGGCAGCGTCCTCTACATCGACACCGAGGGCCTCTCCATCGACCGCTTCGAGCAACTCGCCCGCGCGAAGGTGGGCGAGGACGACGTCGAGGACCTCGCCTCCCGCGTCATCATCACGGATGCCCTGGACTTCGGCGAACAGGAGGAGGCCGTCCGCGACGCGGCGGACCTCGCCGAGGGCGTCGACCTGATCGTCCTCGACAGCGCGACGGGGTTCTACCGCCTCGAACGGCACGACGCCGACGAGGGCGAGACGCTCCGGAAGGTCGCCAAGCAGGTGACCCACCTGCTGTCGCTGGCCCGCCGGCACGACCTCGCCGTCGTCATCACGAACCAGGTGTACTCCGACCCCGAGTCCGACTCCTCGCGGCCCAGGCCGCTCGGCGGGCACACCCTCACCCACTGGTCGGGCGCCGTCGTCCGGCTCGAGCGGTTCCGCGCGGGCAACCGCCGGGCGACCCTGGAGAAGCACCGCGCGAAGGCGGCCGGCGAGACGGCCCGGTTCCGCATCACCGACGAGGGGCTGGAGGAAGTCGAAGAGGGGAGCGTCTAG
- the infB gene encoding translation initiation factor IF-2, whose product MSDADTTDAGAGAELRTPIVAVLGHVDHGKTSLLDEVRGSAVTAGEAGAITQHIGATAVPLETISEIAGALVDPDDFDLPGLLFIDTPGHHSFSTLRSRGGALADIAVLVVDVNDGFQPQTHEAIDILKRTQTPFIVAANKIDTVPGWNPNEDMPVQQTMELQSDRAEDRLNESLYELIGQLSDEGFSADMYWRVQNFRENIGVVPVSAETGEGVPDLLTVLMGLSQRYLKEEMSIDVGGPGVGTVLEVKEERGFGATVDIVLYDGTIKANDTIVVGGQNDPIVTEVRALLQPQPLAEIRTEKQFEQVDQVRAAAGVKIAAPDLDDAMAGAPVRVVRDRPVEAVIGEVEAELADIEVTTEEEGVVVKADTLGSLEAIGAALAEAEVPIVRAEVGDVAPRDVAVASTADEPKHEAILGFNVDVLEDAEREAEEQDVELYVDDVIYQLVEEYSEHVAAVERAQQEQVLDKIQRPCRFQILKDHTFRQSDPAVVGVEVLSGTLKRNSKVVKWEGNEPTRVGDLKSLQDAGEDVDEARAGEQVAASIDGPTVGRQIEEGDELWTEIPEKHAKILEQELADDVPADELEALRMYLEKHRKRDPFWGK is encoded by the coding sequence ATGTCTGACGCCGACACCACCGACGCCGGGGCCGGAGCCGAGTTACGGACGCCGATCGTGGCCGTGCTGGGCCACGTCGACCACGGGAAGACGAGCCTGCTCGACGAGGTCCGCGGCTCCGCCGTGACGGCGGGGGAGGCCGGCGCCATCACCCAGCACATCGGCGCGACGGCCGTCCCGCTGGAGACCATCTCGGAGATCGCGGGCGCGCTCGTCGACCCGGACGACTTCGACCTGCCCGGGCTGCTGTTCATCGACACGCCCGGCCACCACTCGTTCTCGACGCTGCGCTCCCGCGGCGGCGCCCTCGCCGACATCGCGGTGCTCGTCGTCGACGTCAACGACGGCTTCCAGCCGCAGACCCACGAGGCCATCGACATCCTCAAGCGGACCCAGACGCCCTTCATCGTCGCCGCCAACAAGATCGACACCGTCCCGGGCTGGAACCCCAACGAGGACATGCCGGTCCAGCAGACGATGGAACTGCAGAGCGACCGCGCCGAGGACCGGCTCAACGAGAGCCTCTACGAGCTCATCGGCCAGCTCTCCGACGAGGGGTTCTCCGCGGACATGTACTGGCGCGTCCAGAACTTCCGGGAGAACATCGGCGTCGTCCCGGTCTCCGCCGAGACCGGCGAGGGCGTCCCCGACCTGCTGACGGTCCTGATGGGCCTCTCCCAGCGCTACCTGAAGGAGGAGATGTCCATCGACGTCGGCGGACCGGGCGTCGGGACGGTCCTCGAGGTCAAGGAGGAGCGCGGCTTCGGCGCCACCGTCGACATCGTGCTGTACGACGGCACCATCAAGGCCAACGACACCATCGTGGTCGGCGGCCAGAACGACCCCATCGTCACGGAGGTCCGGGCGCTGCTGCAGCCGCAACCGCTCGCGGAGATACGGACGGAGAAGCAGTTCGAGCAGGTCGACCAGGTCCGGGCCGCGGCGGGGGTCAAGATCGCGGCGCCGGACCTGGACGACGCGATGGCCGGCGCGCCGGTCCGGGTCGTCCGGGACCGCCCGGTCGAGGCGGTCATCGGGGAGGTCGAGGCCGAGCTGGCGGACATCGAGGTCACCACCGAGGAGGAGGGCGTCGTCGTCAAGGCCGACACCCTCGGCTCGCTGGAGGCCATCGGCGCCGCGCTCGCCGAAGCCGAGGTGCCCATCGTCCGCGCAGAGGTCGGGGACGTCGCGCCGCGGGACGTCGCCGTCGCCTCCACCGCCGACGAACCGAAACACGAGGCCATCCTCGGGTTCAACGTCGACGTCCTGGAGGACGCCGAGCGCGAGGCCGAGGAGCAGGACGTCGAGCTGTACGTCGACGACGTCATCTACCAGCTCGTCGAGGAGTACTCCGAGCACGTCGCGGCCGTCGAGCGCGCCCAGCAGGAGCAGGTCCTCGACAAGATCCAGCGGCCCTGCCGGTTCCAGATCCTCAAGGACCACACCTTCCGGCAGTCCGACCCCGCGGTCGTCGGCGTCGAGGTGCTGTCGGGGACGCTGAAGCGCAACTCGAAGGTCGTGAAGTGGGAGGGCAACGAGCCGACCCGCGTCGGCGACCTCAAGTCGCTGCAGGACGCCGGTGAGGACGTCGACGAGGCCCGCGCCGGCGAGCAGGTCGCCGCCTCCATCGACGGCCCGACGGTCGGCCGCCAGATCGAGGAGGGCGACGAGCTCTGGACGGAGATCCCCGAGAAGCACGCCAAGATCCTCGAACAGGAGCTGGCCGACGACGTCCCCGCCGACGAACTCGAGGCGCTGCGGATGTACCTCGAGAAGCACCGCAAGCGCGACCCCTTCTGGGGGAAGTAA
- a CDS encoding PRC-barrel domain-containing protein gives MSELLAENLSDKEVMGSDGASLGTLYNVTMDLKTGSLKDLVVDPGERSVDAGFESDEHGNVLVPVSHVQAVKDTIVVDR, from the coding sequence ATGTCAGAGCTACTCGCGGAGAACCTCTCCGATAAGGAGGTCATGGGTTCCGACGGTGCCAGCCTCGGCACGCTGTACAACGTGACGATGGACCTGAAGACGGGGTCGCTGAAGGACCTCGTCGTCGACCCCGGCGAGCGGTCGGTCGACGCGGGCTTCGAGAGCGACGAACACGGCAACGTCCTCGTGCCGGTCAGTCACGTGCAGGCGGTGAAGGACACCATCGTCGTCGACCGCTGA
- a CDS encoding NOB1 family endonuclease: MQVLDSSAFIDDHTTEDQIATIPMVREELEDEAGYRFDALEGSGMRIHIPDPGTVERVERAARETGDADALSRTDVRLLAAAFELDATLVTDDYAMQNVAEKLDVYVDVIAQEGIDEQLDWQFQCQGCGRTFDDRRDRCEICGSDLERKRP; the protein is encoded by the coding sequence ATGCAGGTCCTCGACTCGTCGGCGTTCATCGACGACCACACGACCGAAGACCAGATCGCGACCATCCCGATGGTCCGGGAGGAACTGGAGGACGAGGCCGGCTACCGCTTCGACGCCCTCGAGGGGTCCGGCATGCGCATCCACATCCCCGACCCGGGGACCGTCGAGCGCGTCGAGCGGGCGGCCCGCGAGACCGGCGACGCCGACGCCCTCTCGCGGACCGACGTCCGGCTGCTCGCGGCGGCCTTCGAACTCGACGCGACGCTCGTCACCGACGACTACGCGATGCAGAACGTCGCCGAGAAGCTCGACGTCTACGTCGACGTCATCGCCCAGGAGGGCATCGACGAGCAACTCGACTGGCAGTTCCAGTGTCAGGGCTGCGGGCGCACCTTCGACGACCGCCGCGACCGCTGTGAGATCTGCGGCAGCGACCTCGAGCGCAAACGCCCGTAG
- a CDS encoding CPBP family intramembrane glutamic endopeptidase, with product MSVSNERESPIKAVGGATFLGLTGLFVGVLLSIIALGLLNPFVTIRQGSGLSNAVTLVAQGAGLVGVGVVYLSMRELSASYLRLSWPSARDVVWSVAATIGLFAVLAGLNFVIQQFGLSSAGHSVAEQGQENPALLLPLIPLSVLVTGPAEEFLYRGVIQTRLKEAFDAQAAVFLAAVVFSLVHVPAYGMGGLDSSLATTLAILFVLGAVLGAAYEYTGNLVVPAIAHGIYNAVVFGSIYVEATGIF from the coding sequence ATGAGCGTCTCGAATGAGCGGGAATCGCCCATCAAGGCTGTCGGTGGTGCGACGTTCCTCGGCCTGACGGGGCTCTTCGTCGGCGTGTTGCTCAGCATCATTGCACTGGGCCTCCTGAACCCCTTCGTCACGATTCGGCAAGGCTCCGGGCTGTCGAACGCCGTCACGCTCGTCGCACAGGGCGCAGGACTCGTCGGCGTCGGCGTCGTCTATCTCTCGATGCGTGAACTCTCGGCGTCGTACCTCCGTCTATCGTGGCCCTCGGCTCGGGACGTGGTGTGGAGCGTGGCTGCGACGATCGGGTTGTTCGCAGTGCTGGCCGGCCTGAACTTTGTCATCCAGCAGTTCGGACTGTCGTCGGCCGGGCACTCCGTCGCCGAACAGGGCCAGGAGAACCCCGCGCTGCTTCTCCCCCTGATCCCGCTATCGGTCCTCGTCACCGGGCCCGCCGAGGAGTTCCTCTACCGGGGCGTCATTCAGACCCGGCTGAAGGAAGCCTTCGACGCCCAGGCAGCAGTATTTCTCGCTGCAGTCGTCTTCTCGCTCGTCCACGTTCCCGCCTACGGGATGGGCGGTCTCGACTCGTCGCTGGCAACCACGCTCGCCATCCTCTTCGTCCTCGGCGCGGTGCTCGGTGCGGCCTACGAGTACACCGGCAACCTCGTCGTCCCCGCCATCGCCCACGGCATCTACAACGCCGTCGTCTTCGGCTCGATATACGTCGAGGCCACGGGGATCTTCTAG
- a CDS encoding glucose-6-phosphate isomerase, translating into MNVDIGNALAAEASPGVSEASLERLDERVAALHEEIEAGVEGREFGYASLALPEDTDPGEIRAAVEGFDPEAVLTVGIGGSALGADTITAALGLDDHYTLDNVDPAHTRRLLEDLPLEETLVNVVSRSGTTAETLANFLVVREAMTEAGVDWADRTVVTTGESGPLRELADEEDLPTCRVPEGVPGRFSALSAVGLLPAAALGGDVEGVLEGGATGRASLAPSLFDCPAYAYGAVAYALEQRGATVNAFVPYAEALEPYAEWFAQLWAESLGKDGLGQTPARALGATDQHSQLQLYRAGRKDKLVTLVRPREREDVAIPEPGVDELSYLGGSTLGELLDAEFEATEASLAAAGQPNVRVEVDRLDAEGVGELLYGMEVATVLYGELAGVSTFTQPAVEWGKRAARGLLGASDFEEADAVADKTVRRID; encoded by the coding sequence ATGAACGTCGACATCGGCAACGCGCTCGCGGCCGAGGCGTCACCGGGGGTCTCCGAGGCGTCGCTCGAACGCCTCGACGAGCGCGTCGCCGCCCTCCACGAGGAGATCGAGGCGGGCGTCGAGGGCCGCGAGTTCGGCTACGCCAGCCTCGCGCTCCCCGAGGACACCGACCCGGGGGAGATCCGTGCGGCCGTCGAGGGGTTCGACCCCGAAGCGGTCCTGACGGTCGGTATCGGCGGCTCCGCGCTGGGCGCGGACACGATCACCGCCGCCCTGGGGCTCGACGACCACTACACCCTCGACAACGTCGATCCGGCCCACACCCGGCGGCTGCTCGAGGACCTGCCGCTGGAGGAGACGCTGGTCAACGTCGTCTCGCGGTCCGGCACCACCGCGGAGACGCTGGCGAACTTCCTCGTCGTCCGCGAGGCGATGACCGAGGCGGGCGTCGACTGGGCCGACCGGACGGTGGTCACGACCGGCGAGTCGGGGCCGCTCCGCGAACTCGCCGACGAGGAGGACCTGCCGACCTGCCGGGTGCCGGAGGGCGTCCCGGGGCGGTTCTCGGCGCTATCGGCGGTGGGCCTGCTCCCCGCGGCGGCGCTCGGCGGCGACGTCGAGGGCGTCCTCGAGGGCGGCGCGACCGGTCGGGCGTCGCTGGCGCCGTCGCTGTTCGACTGCCCGGCGTACGCCTACGGCGCCGTCGCGTACGCCCTGGAGCAGCGCGGCGCGACCGTCAACGCGTTCGTCCCCTACGCGGAGGCCCTGGAGCCGTACGCCGAGTGGTTCGCCCAGCTGTGGGCCGAGAGCCTCGGGAAGGACGGCCTCGGGCAGACCCCCGCGCGGGCCCTCGGCGCGACCGACCAGCACTCGCAGCTCCAGCTGTACCGCGCCGGCCGCAAGGACAAGCTCGTCACGCTCGTCCGGCCGCGCGAGCGCGAGGACGTCGCCATCCCGGAGCCGGGCGTCGACGAGCTGTCGTACCTCGGCGGAAGCACGCTCGGCGAGCTACTGGACGCCGAGTTCGAGGCGACCGAGGCGTCCCTGGCCGCCGCCGGCCAGCCGAACGTCAGGGTGGAGGTCGACCGCCTGGACGCCGAGGGCGTCGGGGAGCTCCTCTACGGGATGGAGGTGGCGACGGTGCTGTACGGGGAGCTGGCGGGCGTCTCCACGTTCACCCAGCCGGCCGTCGAGTGGGGGAAGCGCGCGGCCCGCGGCCTGCTCGGCGCCAGCGACTTCGAGGAGGCCGACGCCGTCGCCGACAAGACGGTCCGGCGGATCGACTAG